A section of the Primulina eburnea isolate SZY01 chromosome 1, ASM2296580v1, whole genome shotgun sequence genome encodes:
- the LOC140804600 gene encoding uncharacterized protein — MSSRFQAAVLVSAPCYPNVVAWSEENLVAVASGIDFLSGCLLPMHVSRDTQPCVRSISWSPTGLASNAGCLLAVCTTGGRVKLYRFPFCDFSAEWIEVTDISKMMYNYLSKINFEESQIISSESLDVIGSRDNAESECPNEPPVSSLRKERKRRRHNETNVAAKKLDNVKENNTWEIIPISVSEGTPLKIKECNVQLITAKQYASRNAMLTPLIVAWSPILRTSEDWAHDTCITSIFWALYGSEISKPQLLLATGSSNGRVKIWQVNIEELLKSSETVHASFSLLREVITVDSAPVSILSFTAPLQTPLNLFLAIGKGSGSFEVWTMNMTSHEFEIIGCYSAHDHISGQFLLNKLFLLSFPLFDITIY, encoded by the exons ATGTCTTCCCGCTTCCAAGCTGCAGTGCTCGTATCAGCGCCTTGTTATCCGAACGTTGTTGCTTGGTCTGAAGAGAATCTGGTGGCGGTCGCTTCTG GGATAGATTTTCTCTCTGGGTGCTTGTTGCCAATGCATGTGTCGCGGGATACACAGCCATGTGTTAGGTCAATTTCCTGGTCTCCTACAGGTCTTGCTAGCAATGCTGG TTGTTTGCTTGCTGTTTGCACCACTGGGGGACGCGTCAAACTTTACCGCTTTCCCTTCTGTGATTTTTCGGCTGAATGGATTGAG GTTACGGACATATCAAAGATGATGTATAATTATCTTTCCAAGATCAATTTCGAAGAGTCTCAAATTATATCTTCAGAAAGTTTAGAT GTGATAGGGAGTCGAGATAATGCAGAATCTGAATGCCCTAATGAGCCACCTGTATCTAGTttaagaaaggaaagaaaacgAAGGAGACATAATGAAACTAAT GTTGCTGCAAAAAAACTTGACAATGTAAAAGAAAACAATACATGGGAAATTATTCCCATATCTGTTTCTGAAGGGACACCTCTGAAGATCAAAGAATGCAATGTTCAACTAATAACGGCAAAACAATATGCTTCTCGCAATGCAATGCTGACACCCCTTATTGTGGCTTGGTCACCGATTCTgaggacatctgaagattgg GCACATGATACATGCATCACATCTATTTTCTGGGCTTTATATGGCTCTGAAATTTCAAAACCTCAACTTCTTTTAGCGACGGGAAGTTCTAATGGGAG AGTGAAGATTTGGCAGGTGAATATTGAGGAACTGCTGAAGTCATCTGAAACTGTTCATGCTTCATTTTCTTTGCTGAGGGAG GTTATTACTGTTGATTCAGCACCTGTCTCCATACTTTCATTTACTGCCCCGCTACAAACACCACTAAATTTGTTCCTGGCTATTGGTAAAGGATCCGGATCATTTGAAGTGTGGACCATGAATATGACCAGCcatgaatttgaaataattgGTTGTTATAGTGCGCATGACCACATT AGCGGCCAATTCCTTTTGAATAAGCTTTTCTTGCTCTCTTTCCCTCTTTTTGACATCACCATTTACTAG
- the LOC140804587 gene encoding uncharacterized protein — MASFNKIPMFSKEDYDDWKIRMQAHLAAHDDDMWFVITDGPMKIMKANTAVGVTEGAPQMIEKHRSEWTAEDKKKANLDNVAKDILYKTLDKNMFAKIKTCTTAKEIWEKLTQLCEGNDQTKENKLTVAIQKFDNAKMKPGETLAEFDERFSSIIIELTSLGKEYSNREIALKVTRALPREWDVKTIAMRESKDLNKLELRDLFADLKAYEFELGIRTEEEPSTTQQTKALAAATVTLPVEESTSKKSAEQLSNEAMSLFVKKFECNKPKNDEKKPENRRRFKNDKKFIKKRNQKVLVAEEDKGKWAETESEKSSSEESSSESEDERVECLMAKEDQEATDEMVFDFNSEEFTREDLVTALNDMVNEFKGLYMKLNEADAEKKDLKNKLTLSSCSQHKEVESLKVKLSLIAAENDDLRRLFHATLKENKRLLSTINMWNKSSASLDKIHEMQKPAGDRTGLGYGINDCNTSEASTQPLLEKDSLRSIKFVRSSSVYEHNEPIVQGIQNINLENNGRRCGLGYVQSDKSKQYWRKPRPNPTGYEGSTRYHSRIRPNNSYNCRPVQKRVPIFHCQELKKKNIEKSSWFLDSGCSRHMTGNKDLLSEVVDLKGPTITFGDNSKGKAMGKGKITHGKIIIKDVLLLENLCYNLISISQLCDNGYTVEFHKEKCMVKTNAGYTVLTGYRSQNTYRVEWNDQNLNASTCFVALNGNKNWLWHKRLNHLNFKSIATISKLKLVSGLPNVDFAKDKVCNACQLGKQV; from the exons ATGGCATCTTTTAATAAAATCCCTATGTTCTCCAAAGAAGactatgatgattggaaaattcgCATGCAGGCACATCTAGCAGCACATGATGACGATATGTGGTTTGTAATTACTGATGGACCAATGAAGAtaatgaaagcaaacacagctgttggtGTAACTGAAGGTGCTCCTCAAATGATAGAGAAGCACAGATCTGAATGGACCGCTGAAGATAAAAAGAAAGCAAACttagacaacgttgcaaaagatatTCTCTATAAGACTCTGGATAAGAACATGTTCGCCAAAATCAAGACCTGCACCACTGCAAAAGAAATATGGGAAAAACTCACTCAATTgtgcgaaggaaatgatcagaCCAAAGAGAACAAACTGACAGTGGCTATTCAAAAATTCGACAATGCAAAGATGAAGCCAGGAGAAACTCTTGCAGAATTTGATGAGCGATTCAGCAGCATTATCATCGAACTCACCTCACTTGGAAAAGAGTACTCCAACAGAGAAATTGCTTTAAAGGTCACGAGAGCtcttcccagagaatgggatgtgaaaactATAGCTATGCGAGAATCCAAAGATCTAAACAAACTGGAACTAcgtgatctatttgctgatctcAAAGCATATGAATTTGAGCTAGGGATACGAACCGAAGAAGAGCCGTCCACAACCCAACAAACAAAGGCATTGGCAGCAGCTACAGTGACTCTTCCGGTCGAAGAGTCCACAAGTAAGAAATCGGCTGAGCAACTAAGCAATGAAGCCATGTCTCTGTTTGttaaaaaatttg AATGCAATAAGCCAAAGAACGATGAAAAGAAACCGGAGAATAGAAGACGATTCAAAAACGAcaagaaattcatcaagaaaaGGAATCAGaaagttttggttgcagaagaagacaaaggcaAATGGGCTGAAACAGAGTCAGAAAAGTCTTCTTCTGAAGAATCTTCGAGTGAAAGTGAAGACGAAAGAGTCGAATGTCTTATGGCCAAGGAAGATCAAGAAGCTACTGATGaaatggtatttgattttaattctgaaGAATTTACACGAGAAGATCTTGTTACAGCACTTaacgacatggtaaatgagttcaAAGGACTATATATGAAACTCAATGAAGCTGATGCAGAAAAGAAAGACTTGAAAAACAAACTAACTCTCTCCAGCTGTTCGCAGCACAAAGAGGTTGAAAGTTTGAAAGTCAAGCTAAGTCTGATAGCAGCTGAGAATGATGATTTACGAAGATTGTTCCATGCTAcattaaaagaaaacaaacggttATTAAGTACCATCAACATGTGGAACAAGTCCTCTGCTTCTCTTGATAAGATACATGAAATGCAGAAACCAGCCGGAGATAGAACTGGGCTAGGTTACGGCATAAATGATTGTAATACCTCAGAAGCTTCAACTCAACCGTTGCTAGAAAAAGACAGTTTAAgatcaattaaatttgtcaGATCTAGCTCGGTATATGAACATAATGAGCCTATAGTTCAAggcattcaaaatataaatCTTGAGAATAATGGGAGGCGATGTGGTTTGGGTTATGTTCAGAGTGATAAATCCAAACAATATTGGCGCAAACCCAGGCCAAATCCAACCGGATACGAAGGGTCAACCAGATATCACTCAAGAATCAGACCTAACAATTCCTACAATTGCCGACCAGTTCAAAAGAG gGTACCAATCTTTCATTGTCAGGAACTAAAGAAGAAAAACATAGAAAAGTCATCATGGTTCTtagacagtggatgctcaagaCATATGACAGGAAATAAAGATCTATTATCAGAAGTTGTAGATCTCAAAGGACCAACAATCACCTTCGGTGACAACTCTAAAGGTAAAgctatgggtaagggtaagattactcATGGCAAAATCATCATCAAAGATGTTCTCTTATTAGAAAACTTATGCTACAATCTGATCAGtataagtcaactttgtgacAATGGGTACACGGTTGAATTTCATAAAGAAAAATGTATGGTGAAAACTAATGCAGGTTATACTGTGTTGACTGGTTATCGAAGTCAAAATACCTATAGAGTAGAATGGAATGATCAAAATTTAAATGCATCTACCTGTTTCGTTGCTttaaatggaaataaaaattggCTATGGCATAAAAGACtaaatcatctaaatttcaaatccattgctACCATTAGTAAGCTTAAGCTAGTATCTGGACTGCCTAATGTTGATTTTGCCAAAGATAAAGTATGcaatgcttgtcagcttggaaaACAGGTTTGA